The following coding sequences are from one Achromobacter sp. B7 window:
- a CDS encoding 50S ribosomal protein L25/general stress protein Ctc produces the protein MKFIATARSVQGSSASRRLRRAGRVPAIVYGGTAAPLNIELDHNEIYHALRKEEFHASILQMQLEGSKDEQVLLRSVQWHAYKPQVLHVDFQRVDANQALRTKVPLHFVNAEISPAVKLAGAIISHVTTELEITCLPKALPQFIEVDLTNILAGASIHLADIKLPMGVTYVPHGGEDNPLLAAAIVKGGAAAADEAEEAAPAA, from the coding sequence ATGAAATTCATCGCCACTGCGCGTAGCGTCCAGGGTTCGAGTGCGAGCCGCCGCCTGCGCCGCGCGGGCCGCGTTCCCGCCATTGTCTATGGTGGTACGGCTGCCCCCCTGAACATCGAACTCGACCACAACGAGATCTATCACGCCCTGCGTAAGGAAGAATTCCACGCATCGATCCTGCAAATGCAGCTCGAAGGCTCGAAGGATGAGCAAGTGTTGTTGCGTTCGGTTCAATGGCACGCCTACAAGCCGCAAGTCCTGCACGTGGACTTCCAGCGCGTGGACGCCAACCAGGCTCTGCGTACCAAGGTGCCGCTGCACTTTGTCAACGCCGAAATCTCGCCCGCTGTGAAGCTGGCCGGCGCCATCATCAGCCACGTGACGACCGAACTGGAAATCACCTGCCTGCCGAAGGCTCTGCCGCAGTTCATCGAAGTTGACCTGACCAACATCCTGGCCGGCGCTTCGATCCACCTGGCCGACATCAAGCTGCCCATGGGCGTGACGTACGTGCCCCACGGCGGTGAAGACAACCCGCTGCTGGCTGCCGCCATCGTCAAGGGCGGCGCTGCCGCTGCCGACGAAGCCGAAGAAGCTGCTCCGGCTGCCTAA
- a CDS encoding ribose-phosphate pyrophosphokinase, with product MANDSFMIFTGTANTRLAVDVVNHLDMSLGKMTVGRFSDGEVMVEINENVRGKDVFVLQPTCAPTNDNLMEIMVMVDALRRASAGRITAAIPYFGYARQDRRPRSARVAISAKVVANMLQVAGVDRVLTMDLHADQIQGFFDIPVDNIYAGPILLGDIWRRNFSNLVVVSPDIGGVVRARALAKQLEADLAIIDKRRPRANVSEVMNIIGEVDGRTCIIMDDMVDTAGTLCKAAQALKDRGAGAVYAYCTHPVLSGGAIDRIEASELDELVVTDTIPLSEQGQASGKIRQLSCAALLGETILRISNAESVSSLFVD from the coding sequence ATGGCAAACGATAGCTTCATGATCTTCACGGGCACGGCCAACACTCGGCTGGCCGTGGACGTAGTCAACCACCTCGATATGTCCCTGGGCAAGATGACCGTCGGTCGCTTCTCCGACGGCGAGGTGATGGTCGAAATCAACGAGAACGTGCGTGGCAAGGACGTCTTCGTCCTGCAACCCACCTGTGCGCCCACCAATGACAACCTGATGGAAATCATGGTCATGGTCGATGCCCTGCGCCGCGCGTCGGCCGGCCGCATCACCGCCGCGATTCCGTACTTTGGCTATGCCCGCCAAGACCGCCGCCCGCGTTCGGCGCGCGTCGCGATCTCGGCCAAGGTTGTGGCCAACATGCTGCAAGTGGCTGGCGTTGACCGCGTCCTGACAATGGACCTGCACGCCGACCAGATCCAGGGTTTCTTCGACATCCCCGTGGACAACATCTACGCCGGTCCGATCTTGCTGGGCGACATCTGGCGCCGCAATTTCTCGAACCTGGTCGTGGTGTCCCCGGACATCGGCGGCGTGGTTCGCGCCCGCGCGCTGGCCAAGCAGCTGGAAGCCGACCTGGCCATCATCGACAAGCGTCGTCCGCGCGCCAACGTGTCGGAAGTGATGAACATCATCGGTGAAGTCGACGGCCGCACCTGCATCATCATGGACGACATGGTCGACACCGCCGGCACGCTGTGCAAGGCGGCCCAGGCCCTGAAAGACCGCGGCGCCGGTGCCGTTTACGCCTATTGCACGCACCCCGTGCTGTCGGGCGGCGCCATTGACCGCATCGAAGCGTCGGAACTGGACGAACTGGTCGTCACCGACACCATCCCGCTCTCCGAGCAAGGCCAGGCCAGCGGCAAGATCCGCCAGTTGTCGTGCGCCGCGCTGCTGGGCGAGACCATCCTGCGTATCTCGAACGCGGAATCGGTCAGCTCGCTGTTCGTCGACTGA
- the ispE gene encoding 4-(cytidine 5'-diphospho)-2-C-methyl-D-erythritol kinase, with the protein MTLYDVPAPAKLNLFLHVVGRRADGYHLLQTVFRFIDLCDTLHFDVRADGVISRATELAGVSEADDLTLRAAHALQRATGTRQGVQIGLEKRIPQGGGLGGGSSDAASVLIALNKLWNTGLTRRQLMDLALPLGADVPVFVFGQSAFAEGVGEALTAVTLPERAYLVAQPDTSVPTVGIFSAPDLTRDSSYITIADFLASPTFSFGKNDLEPVVHRLYPEVFRASRWLAEQGYPVRMSGSGACLFAEFSELSEAVLAKTEISAIMRGAVKTNSTTHPRFRLVQACTGLTEHPLRNWIAR; encoded by the coding sequence GTGACTCTGTACGACGTTCCCGCTCCCGCCAAGCTGAATTTGTTCCTGCATGTGGTGGGCCGCCGCGCTGACGGCTACCACCTGCTGCAAACGGTCTTCCGCTTCATCGACCTTTGCGACACGCTGCATTTCGACGTGCGCGCCGACGGCGTCATCAGCCGCGCCACCGAGCTTGCCGGCGTGTCGGAAGCCGACGACCTGACCCTGCGGGCCGCGCACGCTTTGCAACGCGCCACCGGCACACGCCAGGGCGTGCAGATCGGCCTTGAAAAACGCATTCCACAGGGGGGCGGGCTGGGCGGCGGCTCCAGCGATGCGGCCTCGGTGTTGATCGCATTGAACAAGCTATGGAACACCGGCCTCACGCGGCGCCAGCTGATGGACCTGGCCTTGCCGTTGGGCGCCGACGTGCCGGTATTCGTTTTCGGGCAATCCGCTTTTGCCGAAGGCGTGGGCGAAGCACTGACCGCTGTGACGCTGCCTGAACGCGCGTATCTGGTAGCGCAACCTGACACCAGCGTGCCCACTGTTGGCATATTTTCGGCACCCGATTTGACAAGGGATTCTTCTTACATCACAATAGCGGACTTTCTTGCTTCGCCAACTTTTTCCTTCGGGAAAAATGACTTGGAGCCGGTGGTTCACCGTCTTTATCCTGAAGTATTCAGGGCATCGCGGTGGCTTGCAGAACAGGGTTATCCTGTACGCATGTCGGGATCAGGCGCATGTTTATTCGCCGAATTCTCAGAACTCTCCGAAGCCGTTTTGGCGAAAACAGAAATATCCGCTATAATGCGCGGCGCTGTTAAAACAAACAGCACAACGCATCCACGGTTTCGGTTAGTGCAGGCTTGTACTGGTTTAACTGAACATCCGTTGCGGAATTGGATTGCAAGATAG
- the betA gene encoding choline dehydrogenase, producing MSIKREYDYIIVGAGSAGNTLATRLTEDPGTTVLLLEAGGQDHRFDFRTQMPAALAMPLQGRRYNWGYQTDPEPHLNGRRLDCGRGKGLGGSSLINGMCYIRGNALDYDHWARVEGLAHWDYLSCLPYFKKAESRDVGACDYHGGGGPVSVTTPKLDNNPLFDAMVAAGTQAGYPHTPDMNGYRQEGFGPMDRTVTPRGRRASTARGYLDQARGRANLTIVTRALTDVILFSGQRAEGVAWEQHGQQHRSFARREVLLCAGAIASPQILQRSGVGAGQLLRRLGIAVRHELPGVGENLQDHLELYVQVECKQPVSLAPALKLRNQPAIGAEWLLMGTGIGASNQFEAGGFIRSHDDFPWPNLQYHFLPVAINYNGSNPIKAHSFQMHVGSMRSPSRGRVHVRSRSPHDHPSILFNYMSHAQDWREFRAALRITRELFAQPALAQYAGREISPGAALQSDADLDAFVRAQAETAYHPSCSNKMGASSDPMAVVDGYGRVHGLQNLRVIDASIMPDIVTGNLNAPVIMMAEKLADHLRGREPLPRANVPYYTAQGPARS from the coding sequence ATGTCGATCAAGCGGGAGTACGACTACATCATCGTGGGCGCGGGATCAGCGGGTAACACGCTGGCCACGCGGCTGACCGAGGACCCGGGCACCACCGTGCTGCTGCTGGAAGCGGGCGGGCAGGATCATCGTTTCGATTTCCGCACGCAGATGCCGGCCGCACTGGCCATGCCCTTGCAAGGCAGGCGCTACAACTGGGGCTATCAAACCGACCCCGAGCCGCACCTGAACGGGCGCCGGCTGGACTGCGGTCGCGGCAAGGGCCTGGGCGGGTCGTCATTGATCAACGGCATGTGCTACATCCGCGGCAACGCGTTGGACTACGACCATTGGGCGCGCGTCGAAGGCCTGGCGCATTGGGATTACCTGTCGTGCCTGCCGTACTTCAAGAAGGCAGAAAGCCGCGACGTGGGCGCTTGCGATTATCACGGCGGCGGCGGGCCCGTCAGCGTCACCACGCCCAAGCTGGACAACAACCCGTTGTTCGATGCCATGGTCGCGGCGGGCACGCAGGCAGGCTATCCGCATACGCCTGACATGAACGGTTATCGGCAGGAAGGCTTCGGCCCCATGGACCGCACCGTGACCCCGCGCGGGCGTCGTGCCAGCACGGCACGCGGCTATCTTGATCAAGCGCGCGGGCGCGCCAACCTCACCATCGTGACCCGGGCGTTGACCGACGTGATTCTGTTTTCGGGCCAGCGCGCCGAAGGCGTGGCGTGGGAGCAGCACGGCCAGCAGCACCGCAGCTTTGCCCGGCGCGAGGTGCTGCTGTGCGCGGGCGCCATCGCGTCGCCGCAAATCCTGCAACGGTCTGGCGTGGGCGCGGGGCAGTTGCTGCGCCGCCTGGGCATCGCCGTGCGCCATGAACTGCCGGGCGTGGGCGAAAACCTGCAAGACCACCTGGAGCTTTACGTGCAGGTTGAATGCAAGCAGCCCGTGTCGCTGGCCCCCGCGCTCAAGTTGCGCAATCAGCCGGCGATCGGTGCTGAATGGTTGTTGATGGGGACGGGCATCGGCGCCAGCAACCAGTTCGAAGCCGGCGGTTTCATACGCAGCCACGACGACTTCCCGTGGCCGAACCTGCAATATCACTTCTTGCCGGTGGCCATCAATTACAACGGGTCCAACCCGATCAAGGCGCACAGCTTCCAGATGCATGTGGGCTCCATGCGTTCGCCCAGTCGGGGGCGCGTGCACGTTCGGTCGCGCTCGCCGCATGACCATCCCAGCATCTTGTTCAACTACATGTCGCACGCGCAGGACTGGCGCGAATTTCGCGCGGCGCTGCGCATCACGCGTGAACTCTTCGCGCAACCCGCGTTGGCGCAATATGCGGGCCGCGAGATTTCGCCGGGCGCTGCCCTGCAAAGCGATGCGGACCTGGATGCCTTTGTGCGCGCGCAAGCCGAGACCGCGTATCACCCGTCTTGCTCGAACAAGATGGGGGCGTCGTCGGACCCGATGGCGGTTGTGGACGGCTACGGGCGTGTGCACGGGCTGCAAAACCTGCGCGTGATCGATGCGTCCATCATGCCGGACATTGTCACGGGCAACCTGAACGCGCCGGTCATCATGATGGCTGAAAAGCTGGCCGACCACCTGCGTGGCCGCGAGCCGCTGCCGCGCGCCAACGTGCCGTACTACACGGCGCAGGGCCCCGCGCGTAGCTAG
- the betB gene encoding betaine-aldehyde dehydrogenase: MPLPIQQLYIHGRRTNAISSKTITTVNPANGAVLAEVQVAARQDIDRAVASAQEGQKAWAARSPAQRGQVLLRAAQLLRERNDELAELETLDTGKPLSETRTVDIATGVDVIEYYAGMAAAVQGIQVPLRESSFFYTRREPLGVIAGIGAWNYPVQIAMWKSAAALATGNAMVFKPAEITPLTALRLAEIYTEAGVPNGVFNVVLGSGRDIGDWLTGHPGVAKVSFTGGVDTGKQVMGVAAASLKSVTLELGGKSALIVLPDASVERAADIAMMANFFSSGQVCTNGTRVFVHRSQKAAFEAAVLERVARIRVGDPFDPRTNFGPLVSAAHMDGVLSWIEIGKREGATLLAGGVRLTDGVLAKGAYVAPTVFTDCDDSMEVVQEEIFGPVMTILSFDSQDEVVQRANDSRYGLAAGVVSSDLAAAHRIAHRLQAGICWINTWGESPAQMPVGGYKQSGLGRENGLEALAQYTQTKSVQVELGEFASVF, from the coding sequence ATGCCTTTGCCCATCCAGCAACTCTACATCCACGGTCGGCGCACCAACGCCATCAGCAGCAAGACCATCACCACGGTGAACCCCGCCAACGGCGCGGTGTTGGCGGAAGTGCAGGTGGCCGCCCGCCAGGATATCGACCGCGCGGTGGCCAGCGCGCAAGAAGGGCAGAAGGCATGGGCGGCGCGGTCCCCGGCCCAACGCGGCCAGGTACTGCTGCGGGCCGCGCAGTTGCTGCGCGAACGCAATGACGAGCTCGCCGAACTGGAAACGCTGGATACCGGCAAGCCGCTGTCCGAAACGCGCACCGTGGATATCGCCACGGGGGTGGACGTCATCGAGTACTACGCGGGGATGGCGGCTGCTGTGCAAGGCATCCAGGTGCCGCTGCGCGAGTCCAGCTTCTTTTACACGCGGCGTGAACCGCTGGGCGTGATCGCGGGCATCGGCGCGTGGAATTATCCGGTTCAGATCGCCATGTGGAAGTCGGCCGCCGCGCTGGCCACGGGCAACGCAATGGTGTTCAAACCCGCCGAGATCACGCCCCTGACGGCGCTGCGGCTGGCCGAAATCTATACCGAAGCCGGCGTGCCCAATGGCGTCTTCAACGTGGTGCTGGGTAGTGGCCGTGACATCGGCGACTGGCTGACCGGCCACCCGGGCGTCGCAAAAGTGTCCTTCACGGGCGGCGTGGATACGGGCAAGCAGGTCATGGGCGTGGCGGCGGCATCGCTCAAGAGCGTGACACTGGAACTGGGCGGCAAGTCCGCCCTGATCGTGTTGCCCGATGCCTCGGTTGAACGCGCCGCGGACATCGCCATGATGGCCAATTTCTTCAGCTCTGGGCAGGTGTGCACAAACGGCACGCGTGTCTTCGTGCACCGATCGCAAAAGGCGGCATTCGAAGCCGCCGTGCTGGAGCGCGTGGCGCGCATTCGCGTTGGCGACCCCTTCGACCCCCGCACCAACTTCGGTCCGCTGGTCAGCGCCGCGCACATGGACGGCGTGCTGAGCTGGATTGAAATCGGCAAGCGCGAAGGCGCCACCTTGCTGGCCGGCGGCGTGCGCTTGACGGACGGCGTGCTGGCCAAGGGCGCGTACGTGGCCCCCACCGTGTTCACCGACTGCGACGACAGCATGGAAGTCGTGCAGGAAGAAATTTTCGGTCCGGTCATGACCATCCTGTCTTTCGATAGCCAGGACGAAGTCGTGCAGCGCGCCAACGACAGCCGCTACGGCTTGGCGGCGGGCGTGGTCAGCAGCGACCTGGCTGCCGCCCACCGCATCGCGCATCGCTTGCAGGCGGGCATTTGCTGGATCAACACATGGGGGGAATCCCCCGCGCAAATGCCGGTGGGCGGATACAAGCAGTCGGGCCTGGGCCGCGAAAACGGCCTGGAGGCGCTGGCCCAATACACGCAAACGAAGTCGGTCCAGGTCGAACTTGGCGAGTTCGCCTCGGTGTTCTGA
- the betI gene encoding transcriptional regulator BetI — MPKVGMQPIRCNQLIQATLESIDQVGLAESSIAHIARAAKLSTGIISHYFGDKDGLLEASMRELLRNLRDSVSRARVAAAPDARAQLHAIIDGNFVPTQVSRSAMRAWLTFWAASMHQPRLGRLQRANDRRLHSNLCCQFQRVLPLAQAREAARGLAAMIDGLWLRGGLMGADFAGEQARAVAYDYVDLLLARSQFVGQPALGPPSL; from the coding sequence ATGCCAAAAGTCGGAATGCAGCCCATCCGTTGCAATCAACTTATTCAGGCCACGCTTGAATCCATCGACCAGGTCGGCCTGGCGGAAAGCTCCATCGCGCACATCGCCCGCGCGGCCAAACTGTCCACCGGCATCATCAGCCACTACTTCGGCGACAAGGATGGTTTGCTGGAAGCGTCCATGCGGGAATTGCTGCGCAACCTGCGCGATTCCGTATCGCGCGCGCGCGTCGCCGCCGCGCCAGACGCCCGTGCGCAACTGCACGCCATCATCGACGGCAACTTCGTGCCCACGCAGGTCTCGCGCAGCGCGATGCGCGCGTGGCTGACGTTCTGGGCAGCCAGCATGCACCAGCCGCGCCTGGGCCGCCTGCAACGCGCCAATGACCGCCGTCTGCATTCCAACCTGTGCTGCCAATTCCAGCGCGTGCTGCCGCTTGCCCAAGCGCGAGAAGCCGCGCGCGGCCTGGCCGCCATGATCGACGGGCTGTGGTTGCGCGGTGGTTTGATGGGCGCGGATTTCGCGGGCGAACAAGCGCGCGCCGTCGCTTACGACTATGTAGACCTGCTGCTAGCTCGCAGCCAATTCGTGGGGCAGCCGGCCTTGGGCCCACCCTCACTTTGA
- a CDS encoding BCCT family transporter, with the protein MRHERITSTRSSASAPARRSWLAHTNPIVFLSAAVSVLGFGALLIWQPDAAQAWLRAAQLLVASHFGWYYMLAMTVSVGFALWLALSRHGALRLGDDDESPEFSYLSWVSMLFSSGIGIALVYYGVYEPLDHFLLPPTGAGGTQDAARNALTLTFLHWGIHGWTLYALTATALAYFAYRHKQPLALRSPLQGLSDKPLPKAVGHAVDGFGVLATIVSMVTNLGLGALLLHAGLTYLLNVPNTAAAQVPIVIIMMVVATGAAALGIKRGIAVLSNVNTALMCLLLLFVFLAGPTRLLLDGMVQNLGDYLNAFLGKSFDLYLYDMKAVRWTSSWTIFYWAWWIGWAPFVGMFIARISRGRRIRELIFGVMLVPLGFTLAWLSIFGNTAINLVMNEGAAGLGDMALANPPMAFYTLMEYLPLTQWVAGVGVVMSFMLFLTPVDSGTLMIANLSARNADAGHDAPIWLRVFWASLTTMLGVGLLLAGNFNAMQTAVVLCGLPFSVILLCYMASLYRALVRDNPEPSSQAVAR; encoded by the coding sequence GTGCGGCATGAACGGATCACTTCGACGCGGTCATCGGCAAGCGCACCGGCCCGGCGCAGCTGGCTGGCGCATACCAATCCCATCGTTTTCCTCAGCGCGGCCGTCTCGGTGCTGGGGTTCGGCGCCCTGCTCATCTGGCAGCCCGATGCCGCGCAGGCATGGCTGCGAGCCGCGCAGTTGCTGGTGGCATCGCACTTTGGCTGGTACTACATGCTGGCCATGACCGTCAGTGTCGGCTTTGCCCTGTGGCTGGCCCTGTCGCGCCACGGCGCGCTGCGCCTGGGCGATGACGACGAGTCCCCGGAATTCAGTTATCTGTCTTGGGTGTCGATGCTGTTTTCATCCGGCATCGGTATCGCGCTGGTCTATTACGGCGTCTACGAGCCCCTGGACCATTTCCTGTTGCCGCCCACCGGCGCGGGTGGCACGCAGGACGCGGCGCGTAACGCGTTGACGCTGACCTTTCTGCACTGGGGCATCCACGGCTGGACGCTTTATGCCCTGACCGCCACCGCGCTTGCCTATTTTGCGTATCGCCACAAGCAGCCGCTGGCGCTGCGTTCGCCCTTGCAGGGACTATCGGACAAACCGCTGCCCAAAGCGGTCGGCCATGCGGTGGATGGGTTCGGCGTGCTGGCCACGATCGTCTCCATGGTCACCAATCTGGGCCTGGGCGCCTTGCTGCTGCACGCCGGGCTGACGTACCTGCTGAACGTTCCGAACACCGCTGCCGCCCAGGTGCCCATCGTCATCATCATGATGGTGGTGGCCACCGGCGCGGCCGCGCTGGGCATCAAGCGCGGCATCGCCGTGCTGTCCAACGTCAACACCGCACTGATGTGCCTGCTGTTGCTGTTCGTGTTCCTGGCCGGACCCACTCGCTTGCTGCTGGACGGCATGGTGCAAAACCTGGGCGACTACCTCAACGCGTTCCTGGGCAAGAGCTTCGACCTGTACCTGTACGACATGAAAGCCGTGCGCTGGACCAGTTCCTGGACCATCTTCTATTGGGCCTGGTGGATAGGCTGGGCGCCCTTTGTCGGCATGTTCATCGCGCGTATTTCACGTGGTCGGCGGATACGGGAATTGATCTTTGGGGTGATGCTGGTGCCGCTGGGCTTCACGCTGGCGTGGCTGTCCATCTTCGGCAACACCGCCATCAACCTCGTGATGAACGAGGGCGCGGCGGGGCTGGGCGACATGGCCTTGGCCAACCCGCCCATGGCGTTCTACACGTTGATGGAATACCTGCCGCTGACGCAGTGGGTGGCCGGCGTGGGCGTGGTGATGTCATTCATGCTGTTCTTGACGCCGGTCGATTCCGGCACGCTGATGATCGCCAACCTGTCCGCGCGCAACGCGGACGCCGGGCACGATGCGCCCATCTGGCTGCGGGTATTTTGGGCGTCGCTGACTACGATGCTGGGCGTGGGGCTGCTGCTGGCCGGCAACTTCAACGCAATGCAAACCGCGGTCGTGCTGTGCGGCCTGCCCTTTTCGGTGATCTTGCTGTGCTACATGGCCAGCCTGTACCGGGCGCTGGTCCGAGACAACCCCGAGCCCAGCTCCCAGGCCGTCGCGCGCTGA
- the lolB gene encoding lipoprotein insertase outer membrane protein LolB, which yields MALALRRLPGMAAWLRLAFLALLATALAACTTTPKPIEGASADAFSRIGRFAITVNEEGGKQNAVQGGFSWSDDGQRYVLDLTNPLGSTEARVQGRPGAATLTKADGTRLEADNPDALAEEALGSSMPVSGLRDWLRGKLPAEPEASDITRDDRGRPTAFEQGGWRANLSRYDNLGPQMLVLQRQEPGRRIMVRLVVNQP from the coding sequence ATGGCTTTGGCATTGCGACGCCTGCCTGGCATGGCTGCCTGGCTGCGCCTGGCGTTCTTGGCGTTGCTGGCGACGGCGCTTGCCGCCTGCACCACCACGCCTAAACCCATTGAAGGCGCCAGCGCCGACGCGTTCTCGCGCATCGGCCGCTTTGCGATCACCGTCAACGAAGAAGGCGGCAAGCAAAACGCCGTGCAGGGCGGGTTTTCGTGGTCGGATGACGGCCAGCGCTATGTGCTGGACCTGACCAACCCGCTGGGTTCAACCGAAGCGCGCGTGCAAGGGCGGCCCGGCGCGGCCACCCTGACCAAGGCCGACGGCACCCGCCTGGAAGCCGATAACCCCGATGCCCTGGCCGAAGAAGCCCTGGGCAGCAGCATGCCCGTGTCGGGCTTGCGTGACTGGCTGCGCGGCAAGTTGCCCGCCGAGCCGGAAGCGTCGGACATCACCCGCGACGACCGGGGCCGGCCTACCGCCTTCGAGCAAGGCGGCTGGCGCGCCAACCTGTCGCGCTACGACAACCTGGGCCCGCAGATGCTGGTGTTGCAACGCCAGGAACCGGGTCGCCGCATCATGGTTCGGCTGGTGGTCAACCAGCCCTGA
- a CDS encoding tetratricopeptide repeat protein produces the protein MSQCKIINCVYEDCAINRTGRVKSSFKQMNIGIAVLALALATGFSLPAQAADSRTRDATGPRMAPQNRQPETEVIRLRPGQLPYVSLTADIFYRVLASEIAAQRGMYGTAATTMVGLARDTGDPRLARRGLEFQLAGGNLAGALDAARVWARLSPNDVEASSTELALAAANGQTKGLAQALRNRIDASRDKPAAIGQALAVLSRLNDRRLALRILDESLSDSVRKLPAAHLALADVASAAGDYERATQESRAALAGDPKSEPAAQRLLEYGSKVDPQRAQAEARAYINRNPNARKVRLMLAGQLADSGDYNGALSELQAMSRRSPEDFDLLFMQAQLAYKAGQLPQAKTLLQQYLDVQQQRQRATVPGATDAGAAAADAHVLLSRIAEDQGNYDEAIRELGRIDDPTLRYSVQMRQAALRAKSGRVDDALAMIDAAGPQDEEERTLGVLTKAQILRDADRVPQAVSTLEAADQALPDTVEIKYELAMLYERQNRLADLERMLRQVIALDPDHAHAYNALGYTLADHNQRLPEALDLITQALELSPNDPFILDSMGWVKYRMGESESAAQYLRRAYSVRPEADIAAHLAEVLWSQGKRDQAIELLRVALMKDPKNKTVQDVVRRLGVNL, from the coding sequence ATGAGCCAGTGTAAGATCATCAATTGCGTGTACGAAGATTGTGCCATCAACCGGACGGGCCGCGTGAAGTCGTCTTTCAAACAAATGAATATCGGGATCGCCGTGTTGGCGCTTGCGCTGGCAACAGGTTTTTCGCTGCCGGCCCAGGCGGCCGACAGCCGGACGCGTGATGCGACCGGGCCTCGCATGGCCCCGCAGAACCGCCAGCCGGAAACCGAGGTGATCCGCCTGCGGCCGGGTCAGTTGCCCTATGTCTCGCTGACCGCCGACATCTTCTACCGCGTCCTCGCGTCAGAAATCGCCGCCCAGCGCGGCATGTACGGCACGGCGGCCACCACCATGGTCGGCCTCGCCCGCGACACGGGCGACCCTCGCCTGGCGCGACGGGGCCTGGAATTCCAGTTGGCCGGCGGCAATCTTGCCGGTGCGCTGGACGCCGCGCGCGTGTGGGCGCGCCTGTCTCCCAACGACGTCGAAGCCAGCTCCACCGAGCTTGCCCTGGCGGCTGCCAACGGCCAGACCAAGGGCCTGGCCCAGGCGCTGCGCAACCGCATCGACGCCTCGCGCGACAAACCGGCCGCCATCGGCCAGGCGCTGGCCGTGCTCAGCCGCCTGAACGACCGCCGTCTGGCGCTGCGCATTCTTGACGAATCCCTGAGCGACAGCGTACGCAAGCTGCCTGCCGCCCACCTGGCCCTGGCTGACGTGGCCTCGGCCGCCGGCGACTACGAACGCGCCACGCAGGAATCCCGCGCGGCCCTGGCCGGCGACCCGAAATCCGAGCCCGCCGCCCAGCGCCTGCTGGAATACGGGTCCAAGGTGGACCCGCAGCGCGCCCAGGCCGAGGCCCGCGCCTATATCAACCGCAATCCCAATGCCCGCAAGGTGCGCTTGATGCTGGCGGGCCAGTTGGCCGACAGCGGTGACTACAACGGCGCGCTGTCCGAACTGCAAGCCATGTCGCGCCGGTCGCCGGAAGACTTCGACCTGCTGTTCATGCAGGCGCAACTGGCCTACAAGGCGGGCCAACTGCCGCAAGCCAAGACCTTGCTGCAACAGTATCTGGACGTGCAGCAGCAGCGCCAGCGCGCCACGGTGCCGGGCGCAACCGATGCCGGCGCCGCCGCGGCCGACGCGCACGTGCTGCTGTCGCGCATTGCCGAAGACCAGGGCAACTACGACGAAGCCATCCGCGAACTGGGCCGCATCGACGACCCGACGCTGCGTTATTCCGTGCAGATGCGTCAAGCCGCGTTGCGCGCCAAGAGCGGCCGCGTGGACGATGCGCTGGCCATGATCGACGCCGCCGGCCCGCAAGACGAAGAAGAGCGCACGCTGGGCGTCTTGACCAAGGCGCAGATCCTGCGCGACGCGGACCGCGTGCCGCAAGCGGTCAGCACCCTGGAAGCCGCCGATCAGGCGCTGCCGGACACGGTCGAAATCAAATACGAACTGGCGATGCTGTACGAACGCCAGAACCGCCTGGCCGATCTTGAGCGCATGCTGCGCCAGGTCATCGCGCTGGACCCGGACCACGCCCACGCCTACAACGCATTGGGCTACACGCTGGCCGACCACAACCAGCGCCTGCCCGAAGCGCTGGACCTGATCACCCAGGCGCTTGAACTGTCGCCCAACGACCCGTTCATTCTGGACAGCATGGGCTGGGTCAAGTACCGCATGGGCGAATCCGAATCCGCCGCGCAGTACCTGCGCCGGGCTTACAGCGTGCGCCCCGAGGCCGACATCGCCGCCCACTTGGCCGAAGTGCTCTGGAGCCAAGGCAAGCGCGATCAGGCTATTGAACTGCTGCGCGTGGCGCTGATGAAAGACCCCAAGAACAAGACCGTCCAGGACGTCGTCCGGCGGCTGGGAGTCAATCTGTGA